In Pseudomonadota bacterium, the following proteins share a genomic window:
- the polX gene encoding DNA polymerase/3'-5' exonuclease PolX, protein MTDRIVTNLEIAQALQEIAIYLDMDGIAFKPRAYDKAAQAVSTFPRRLHDVWREGGAKALDAVPGLGKSISAKIDELFRTGAIGALQALRERFPVDVAALTRVDGIGPKTVKLLWAELGVQTLDDLERAAREGRLEHVPHFGRKTQERVLKGIAFVREGHGRLPIIDALAYVRPIEARLRALPSVQTCVIAGSLRRFRETIGDVDFLVVSQHPESVIEAFVGFDEVVDVHARGVDTKASVRFANGLDADLRVVPAESLGAALCYFTGSKAHNVHMRRLAIAKGYKLNEYGLFRVDDDVRVAGLTEEEIHAALDLAYIPPELREDQGEIEAARDGRLPCLIERGALRGDVQIQTSWTDGHDSIEDMAHEARRLGLEYIAITDHTRDLAMTGGSDEAKLRDQMAWIRAHRDRLGVHVLCGAEVNIRKDGSLDIDDETLSALDFVGVAIHHHFDLPRDAQTQRVIRALENPHVDMWFHPTARKLGERPPVDIDLDACIAAAVRTHTVLELDAHGRRLDLRDEHVRLALRSGAKICINSDAHAIADMAYPDAFGIPVARRGWATADDVVNTQPLPGFLASLKRSRRR, encoded by the coding sequence ATGACCGATCGCATCGTGACCAATCTGGAGATCGCCCAGGCGCTTCAGGAGATAGCCATCTATCTCGACATGGACGGCATCGCCTTCAAGCCTCGCGCCTATGACAAGGCCGCGCAGGCTGTCTCCACCTTTCCCCGGCGCCTGCACGATGTGTGGCGCGAGGGCGGGGCGAAGGCGCTCGACGCGGTTCCCGGATTGGGGAAGAGCATCAGCGCCAAGATCGATGAGCTCTTCCGCACCGGCGCCATCGGTGCGCTGCAGGCGCTGCGCGAGCGATTTCCCGTCGATGTGGCCGCGCTGACGCGGGTCGACGGAATCGGTCCCAAGACGGTGAAGCTCCTGTGGGCCGAGCTGGGTGTGCAGACCCTCGATGATCTCGAGCGGGCGGCGCGCGAGGGGCGCCTCGAGCACGTTCCGCACTTCGGCCGCAAGACGCAGGAACGTGTGCTCAAGGGCATCGCCTTCGTGCGCGAGGGGCACGGTCGTCTTCCCATCATCGACGCCCTTGCCTACGTGCGTCCCATCGAGGCGCGTCTGCGGGCGCTGCCCTCGGTGCAGACCTGCGTCATCGCCGGATCGCTGCGTCGCTTCCGCGAGACCATCGGTGACGTCGACTTCCTCGTGGTGTCGCAGCATCCCGAATCGGTCATCGAAGCGTTCGTGGGGTTTGACGAGGTGGTCGACGTGCATGCCCGCGGCGTCGACACCAAGGCGTCAGTGCGCTTCGCCAACGGTCTCGATGCCGATCTGCGCGTCGTTCCCGCAGAGTCGCTGGGGGCCGCGCTGTGCTACTTCACGGGCAGCAAGGCCCACAACGTGCACATGCGCAGGCTGGCCATCGCCAAGGGGTACAAGCTCAACGAGTACGGTCTGTTTCGCGTTGACGACGACGTTCGCGTGGCGGGTCTCACCGAGGAGGAGATCCATGCTGCTCTCGACCTCGCGTACATCCCCCCGGAGCTTCGCGAAGATCAGGGGGAGATCGAGGCGGCGCGAGATGGGCGCCTGCCCTGTCTCATCGAGCGCGGCGCCTTGCGGGGCGACGTGCAGATCCAGACGTCGTGGACCGACGGTCACGACAGCATCGAAGACATGGCGCATGAGGCGCGACGTCTTGGGCTAGAGTACATCGCCATCACCGATCACACCCGCGATCTCGCGATGACGGGTGGATCAGATGAGGCGAAGCTGCGCGATCAGATGGCGTGGATACGGGCCCATCGTGATCGTCTGGGGGTGCACGTGCTGTGCGGTGCCGAGGTCAACATCCGCAAGGACGGCAGCCTCGACATTGACGACGAGACCCTTTCAGCGCTCGATTTCGTGGGGGTGGCCATCCACCATCACTTCGACCTGCCGCGCGACGCGCAGACGCAACGGGTCATTCGCGCCCTCGAGAACCCCCACGTCGACATGTGGTTCCACCCCACCGCGCGAAAGCTGGGCGAGCGCCCGCCTGTCGACATCGATCTCGACGCGTGCATCGCGGCGGCGGTGCGCACGCATACCGTGCTCGAGCTCGACGCCCACGGCCGTCGACTCGACCTGCGCGACGAGCACGTGCGCCTGGCGCTGCGGTCGGGCGCGAAGATCTGCATCAATTCCGACGCGCACGCCATCGCCGACATGGCGTATCCGGACGCGTTCGGCATACCCGTGGCGCGACGAGGCTGGGCAACGGCAGACGACGTCGTCAACACGCAGCCGCTTCCGGGGTTCCTCGCGTCGCTGAAGCGAAGCCGGCGACGCTGA